The following proteins are co-located in the Helicobacter acinonychis genome:
- the gyrA gene encoding DNA topoisomerase (ATP-hydrolyzing) subunit A, protein MQDYLINETKNIVEVGIDCSIEESYLAYSMSVIIGRALPDARDGLKPVHRRILYAMNELGLTSKVAYKKSARIVGDVIGKYHPHGDNAVYDALVRMAQDFSMRLELVDGQGNFGSIDGDNAAAMRYTEARMTKASEEILRDIDKDTIDFVPNYDDTLKEPDILPSRLPNLLVNGANGIAVGMATSIPPHRIDEIIDALVHVLENPNAELNEVLEFIKGPDFPTGGIIYGKVGIIEAYKTGRGRVKVRAKVHVEKTKNKEVIVLDEMPFQTNKAKLVEQISDLAREKQIEGISEVRDESDREGIRVVIELKRDAMSEIVLNHLYKLTAMETTFSIILLAIYNKEPKIFTLLELLHLFLNHRKTIIIRRTIFELEKAKARAHILEGYLIALDNIDEIVQLIKTSESPEMAKNTLMERFTLSEIQSKAILEMRLQRLTGLERDKIKEEYQNLLELIDELNGILKSEDRLNEVVKTELLEVKEQFSSPRRTEIQESYENIDIEDLIANEPMVVSMSYKGYVKRVDLKAYERQNRGGKGKLSGSTYEGDFIESFFVANTHDILLFITNKGQLYHLKVYKIPEASRIAMGKAIVNLISLAPDEKIMATLSTKDFSDERSLAFFTKNGVVKRTNLSEFGSNRSYSGIRAIVLDEYDELVSAKIVDKNSKHLLIASHSGTFIKFPLEDVREIGRSARGVRGIRLNENDFVIGAVVISDDHNKLLSVSENGLGKQTLAESYREQARGGKGVIGMKLNKKTGNLVGIISVDDENLDLMILTASAKMIRVSIKDIRETGRNASGVKLIDAADKVVYVNSCPKEEEPENLETPSTQKPQNLFE, encoded by the coding sequence ATGCAAGATTATTTAATCAATGAAACAAAGAATATTGTAGAAGTGGGTATTGATTGCTCTATTGAAGAGAGTTATTTGGCTTATTCTATGAGCGTGATCATAGGGCGCGCTTTACCGGACGCTAGAGATGGCTTAAAGCCTGTGCATAGACGCATTTTGTATGCGATGAATGAATTAGGTCTTACTTCTAAAGTCGCTTATAAAAAAAGCGCTAGGATTGTGGGTGATGTGATTGGTAAATACCACCCCCATGGCGATAATGCGGTTTATGATGCACTAGTGAGAATGGCACAAGATTTTTCCATGCGTTTGGAATTAGTAGATGGGCAAGGCAACTTTGGCTCTATTGATGGCGATAACGCTGCGGCGATGCGTTACACTGAAGCCAGAATGACCAAGGCGAGTGAAGAAATTTTAAGGGATATTGACAAAGACACCATAGATTTTGTGCCTAATTATGATGACACTTTAAAAGAGCCAGATATTTTACCAAGCCGTCTGCCTAACCTTTTAGTCAATGGCGCTAATGGGATTGCTGTAGGGATGGCCACTTCTATACCCCCCCATAGGATTGATGAAATCATAGACGCTTTAGTGCATGTTTTAGAAAACCCTAACGCTGAATTGAATGAGGTTTTGGAATTTATCAAAGGGCCTGACTTTCCCACCGGTGGGATCATCTATGGCAAGGTGGGAATTATTGAAGCCTATAAAACAGGGCGAGGGCGCGTGAAAGTGAGAGCCAAAGTGCATGTGGAAAAGACAAAAAATAAAGAGGTTATCGTTTTAGATGAAATGCCTTTCCAAACCAACAAAGCCAAATTAGTGGAACAAATCAGCGATCTAGCGCGAGAAAAACAAATTGAAGGCATTAGTGAAGTGCGCGATGAAAGCGATAGAGAAGGCATTAGAGTGGTGATTGAATTAAAAAGAGATGCGATGAGCGAAATTGTCTTAAACCACCTCTACAAACTCACCGCCATGGAGACCACTTTTAGCATCATCTTACTAGCGATTTACAACAAAGAGCCTAAAATTTTCACGCTTTTAGAGTTGTTGCACCTTTTCTTAAACCACAGAAAAACCATTATTATAAGACGCACTATCTTTGAATTAGAAAAGGCTAAAGCCAGAGCGCATATTTTAGAGGGTTATTTGATCGCACTAGATAATATTGATGAAATCGTGCAACTCATTAAAACAAGCGAAAGCCCAGAAATGGCTAAAAACACCTTAATGGAGCGTTTTACTTTGAGCGAAATCCAAAGCAAGGCCATTTTAGAAATGCGTTTGCAACGCCTAACAGGTCTTGAAAGAGATAAAATCAAAGAAGAATACCAAAACTTGCTAGAGCTTATTGATGAATTGAATGGCATTTTAAAGAGCGAAGATCGCTTGAATGAAGTCGTTAAAACAGAGCTTTTAGAAGTTAAAGAGCAATTTTCTTCTCCAAGACGCACTGAAATTCAAGAATCTTATGAAAATATTGACATAGAGGATTTAATCGCTAATGAGCCTATGGTAGTGAGCATGAGCTATAAAGGCTATGTGAAAAGAGTGGATTTAAAAGCTTATGAAAGGCAAAATCGTGGTGGTAAGGGCAAGCTTTCAGGCAGCACTTATGAAGGCGATTTTATTGAAAGCTTTTTTGTGGCTAACACGCATGATATTTTGCTCTTTATCACTAATAAAGGTCAGTTGTATCATTTGAAAGTTTATAAAATCCCAGAAGCGAGCCGGATCGCTATGGGTAAAGCCATTGTGAATTTAATCTCGCTCGCTCCGGATGAAAAGATCATGGCGACTCTAAGCACTAAAGACTTTAGCGATGAACGCTCTTTAGCTTTCTTCACTAAAAATGGGGTAGTCAAACGCACCAATTTGAGCGAATTTGGGAGCAACAGGAGTTATAGCGGGATTAGAGCGATCGTTTTAGATGAATATGATGAATTGGTTAGTGCAAAGATTGTGGATAAAAACTCCAAGCATTTGCTCATCGCATCGCATTCTGGCACTTTCATTAAATTCCCTTTAGAAGATGTGCGCGAAATAGGAAGGAGTGCTCGTGGGGTTAGAGGCATTAGACTAAATGAAAATGATTTTGTTATCGGTGCGGTCGTTATTAGCGATGATCACAACAAGCTTTTGAGTGTGAGTGAAAACGGGCTTGGGAAGCAAACCTTAGCAGAATCTTACAGAGAGCAAGCTCGTGGGGGTAAGGGTGTCATTGGCATGAAACTCAATAAAAAAACCGGTAATCTAGTGGGTATTATCAGCGTAGATGATGAAAACTTAGATCTCATGATTCTTACTGCGAGCGCGAAAATGATTAGGGTCTCTATTAAAGATATTAGAGAAACCGGAAGAAATGCCAGTGGGGTAAAACTCATAGACGCTGCTGATAAAGTCGTGTATGTCAATTCTTGCCCTAAAGAAGAAGAGCCAGAAAATTTAGAAACCCCTTCTACACAAAAACCACAAAATTTGTTTGAGTGA
- the flgR gene encoding transcriptional activator FlgR, with protein sequence MKIAIVEDDINMRKSLELFFELQDDLEIVSFKNPKDALAKLDESFDLVITDINMPHMDGLEFLRLLEGKYESIVITGNATLNKAIDSIRLGVKDFFQKPFKPELLLESIYRTKKVLEFQKKHPLEKPLKKPHKHSFLATSKALEESKRQALKVASTDANVMLLGESGVGKEVFAHFIHQHSQRSKHPFIAINMSAIPEHLLESELFGYQKGAFTDATAPKMGLFESANKGTIFLDEIAEMPLQLQSKLLRVVQEKEITRLGDNKSIKIDARFISATNANMKEKIASKEFREDLFFRLQIVPITIAPLRERIEEILPIAEIKLKEVCDAYHLGEKSFSKNAAQRLLEYSWHGNVRELLGVVERAAILSEEKEIQEKDLFLEK encoded by the coding sequence ATGAAAATCGCCATTGTAGAAGATGATATTAACATGCGTAAAAGCCTGGAGCTTTTTTTTGAGCTTCAAGATGATTTAGAGATTGTGAGTTTTAAAAACCCTAAAGACGCGTTAGCGAAACTTGATGAAAGCTTTGATTTAGTCATCACGGATATTAACATGCCCCATATGGACGGCTTGGAATTTTTACGCCTTTTAGAAGGCAAGTATGAATCCATCGTGATTACCGGTAATGCGACCTTAAATAAAGCCATTGATTCCATTCGTTTAGGCGTGAAAGACTTTTTCCAAAAACCTTTTAAACCAGAATTGCTTTTAGAATCCATCTATCGCACCAAAAAAGTTTTAGAATTTCAAAAAAAACACCCTTTAGAAAAGCCTTTAAAAAAACCACACAAACACAGCTTTTTAGCCACTTCAAAAGCGTTAGAAGAGAGCAAACGACAAGCCTTAAAAGTCGCAAGCACGGACGCTAATGTCATGCTATTAGGCGAAAGTGGGGTGGGTAAGGAAGTCTTTGCTCATTTTATCCACCAACATTCCCAACGCTCTAAACACCCTTTTATTGCGATCAACATGTCCGCTATCCCAGAGCATTTATTAGAAAGCGAGCTTTTTGGGTATCAAAAAGGTGCATTCACGGACGCCACAGCTCCTAAAATGGGGCTTTTTGAAAGCGCGAATAAAGGCACGATCTTTTTAGATGAAATCGCTGAAATGCCCCTTCAATTGCAAAGCAAACTTTTAAGAGTGGTTCAAGAAAAAGAAATCACACGCCTTGGCGATAATAAGAGTATTAAAATTGATGCGCGTTTCATTTCAGCCACCAACGCCAACATGAAAGAAAAAATCGCTTCAAAAGAATTTAGAGAAGATTTGTTTTTCCGCTTACAAATTGTACCTATAACCATCGCACCCTTGCGAGAGAGAATAGAAGAGATTTTACCCATTGCTGAAATCAAGCTTAAAGAAGTGTGCGATGCGTATCATTTAGGGGAAAAATCTTTTTCAAAAAACGCCGCTCAACGCCTTTTAGAATACTCTTGGCATGGGAATGTGCGAGAGCTTTTAGGCGTAGTGGAAAGGGCAGCGATTTTAAGCGAAGAAAAAGAAATCCAAGAGAAAGATTTGTTTTTGGAAAAGTAG